A part of Amblyraja radiata isolate CabotCenter1 chromosome 23, sAmbRad1.1.pri, whole genome shotgun sequence genomic DNA contains:
- the LOC116986135 gene encoding acetyl-coenzyme A synthetase, cytoplasmic-like isoform X1, giving the protein MIPDKTPVGGDTFHGAADLAQRAHVPSFQKYKELYLQSIQNPQEFWGKIAKDFYWKTPQTGSFLDYNFDHTKGKIFIKLMEGATTNICYNLLDRNVYEKKLGDKIAFYWEGNEPADSMEITYKELLQQVCKFANVLRAQGVKKGDGISIYMPMIMELVVAMLACARIGAVHSIVFAGFSSESLCERIVDSRCSFLVTADGFYRGNKLINLKLVVDEALRKCRERDFHVSKCIVVKHLGGTEETCADETSTNPQSPPAKRSCQDKDNKKTKNSHRKIQIPWDANVDVWWHELMKGASDQCEPEWCDTEDPLFILYTSGSTGKPKGVLHTIGGYLLYTATTFKYVFNYQPDDVYWCTADIGWVTGHSYVTYGPLANGATSVMFEGLPTYPDPSRFWEIIDKYKVTTFYTAPTAIRLLMKYGDGPVKRFSRQSLKILGTVGEPINPEAWHWYYKVIGNGRCPIMDTFWQTETGGHMLTPLPVAIPLKPGSATFPFFGVVPAILNESGEELEGEAEGYLVFKKPWPSIMRTVYGNHERFEETYFKKFPGYFVTGDGCKRDKDGYYWITGRIDDMLNVSGHLLSTAEVESALIEHPAIAEAAVVSHPHHVKGECLYCFVTLRDGHEFTKTLVTELKNQVREKISPIATPDYIQNAPGLPKTRSGKIMRRILRKIARNEKDLGDISTLADESVVTELISNRCKTT; this is encoded by the exons ATGATCCCAGACAAGACGCCCGTCGGCGGAGACACCTTCCATGGCGCCGCCGATCTCGCCCAGCGCGCCCACGTGCCCAGCTTCCAGAAGTACAAGGAACTCTACTTGCAGTCCATCCAGAACCCGCAAG AGTTCTGGGGGAAAATTGCAAAAGATTTCTACTGGAAAACTCCGCAAACTGGCAGCTTCCTGGATTATAACTTTGATCACACAAAAGGGAAAATTTTCATTAAATTGATGGAAGGAGCTACCACGAATATATGCTACAACCTCTTGGACCGAAACGTCTATGAAAAAAAGCTGGGGGATAAAATTGCATTTTACTG GGAAGGGAATGAACCGGCCGATTCTATGGAAATTACGTACAAAGAGCTACTACAGCAGGTCTGCAAATTTGCCAACGTTCTACGGGCTCAGG GAGTGAAGAAAGGAGACGGAATCTCGATATACATGCCGATGATTATGGAACTGGTTGTTGCCATGTTGGCCTGTGCCAGAATAGGGGCAGTTCATTCCATTGTG TTTGCAGGTTTCTCTTCAGAGTCTCTGTGTGAACGCATCGTGGATTCACGTTGTAGCTTTCTAGTCACCGCAG ACGGATTCTACAGAGGGAATAAACTCATTAACCTGAAACTGGTAGTGGATGAAGCCCTCAGGAAATGCAGAGAgag GGACTTCCATGTTAGCAAATGCATTGTTGTAAAGCACCTCGGAGGGACGGAAGAAACTTGTGCAGATGAAACATCTACTAATCCACAGTCGCCTCCTGCAAAGCGGTCCTGTCAG GATAAGGACAATAAGAAAACAAAGAATTCTCATCGTAAAATTCAG ATACCGTGGGATGCGAATGTGGATGTTTGGTGGCATGAGTTAATGAAGGGGGCCAGTGATCAATGTGAACCTGAATGGTGTGACACTGAAGACCCACTCTTTATCCTGTACACCAGTGGATCGACTGGGAAGCCCAAG GGAGTGCTGCATACAATTGGAGGCTATCTACTTTACACTGCCACAACCTTCAAATACGTGTTTAACTACCAGCCCGATGATGTCTATTGGTGTACGGCCGATATTGGATGGGTTACGGGCCATTCATATGTCACTTACGGACCTCTGGCCAATGGTGCTACAAGCGTGATG TTTGAAGGTTTGCCGACTTATCCAGATCCCAGTCGATTTTGGGAGATAATTGATAAATACAAAGTGACGACATTTTACACGGCGCCCACAGCGATCCGATTGTTGATGAAGTACGGAGATGGTCCTGTGAAAAG GTTCAGTCGGCAGTCGCTGAAGATCCTTGGAACGGTGGGAGAACCCATAAACCCCGAGGCCTGGCACTGGTACTACAAGGTGATTGGTAACGGGAGGTGCCCCATCATGGACACCTTCTGGCAGACGGAGACT GGTGGTCACATGTTAACTCCTCTCCCAGTTGCCATTCCACTGAAGCCAGGATCAGCT ACTTTTCCCTTCTTTGGTGTGGTTCCTGCCATTCTTAATGAATCAGGAGAAGAATTGGAAGGGGAGGCTGAAGGCTACCTG GTATTCAAAAAGCCTTGGCCATCCATAATGCGTACCGTCTATGGCAACCATGAACGTTTTGAAGAAAcctattttaaaaagtttcctggATATTTCGTCACCGGAGATG GTTGCAAGAGAGATAAAGACGGATATTACTGGATCACAGGAAGGATCGATGACATGCTGAATGTATCTG GGCACCTGCTGAGCACTGCTGAGGTGGAGTCGGCATTAATCGAACACCCTGCCATCGCGGAAGCTGCTGTTGTCAGCCACCCCCACCATGTGAAAGGGGAGTGCCTCTACTGCTTTGTCACGCTGAGGGATGGACATGAATTCACCAAGACGCTGGTCACCGAACTAAAAAACCAAG TTCGAGAAAAAATAAGTCCTATTGCTACTCCAGATTACATACAAAACGCACCTGGATTGCCCAAAACTCGTTCTG GTAAAATTATGAGACGTATTCTGAGAAAAATCGCCAGAAATGAGAAGGATCTTGGAGATATATCAACTCTTGCAGATGAATCTGTGGTAACGGAACTCATCAGCAACAGATGTAAAACCACTTAA
- the LOC116986135 gene encoding acetyl-coenzyme A synthetase, cytoplasmic-like isoform X2 produces MIPDKTPVGGDTFHGAADLAQRAHVPSFQKYKELYLQSIQNPQEFWGKIAKDFYWKTPQTGSFLDYNFDHTKGKIFIKLMEGATTNICYNLLDRNVYEKKLGDKIAFYWEGNEPADSMEITYKELLQQVCKFANVLRAQGVKKGDGISIYMPMIMELVVAMLACARIGAVHSIVFAGFSSESLCERIVDSRCSFLVTADGFYRGNKLINLKLVVDEALRKCRERDFHVSKCIVVKHLGGTEETCADETSTNPQSPPAKRSCQIPWDANVDVWWHELMKGASDQCEPEWCDTEDPLFILYTSGSTGKPKGVLHTIGGYLLYTATTFKYVFNYQPDDVYWCTADIGWVTGHSYVTYGPLANGATSVMFEGLPTYPDPSRFWEIIDKYKVTTFYTAPTAIRLLMKYGDGPVKRFSRQSLKILGTVGEPINPEAWHWYYKVIGNGRCPIMDTFWQTETGGHMLTPLPVAIPLKPGSATFPFFGVVPAILNESGEELEGEAEGYLVFKKPWPSIMRTVYGNHERFEETYFKKFPGYFVTGDGCKRDKDGYYWITGRIDDMLNVSGHLLSTAEVESALIEHPAIAEAAVVSHPHHVKGECLYCFVTLRDGHEFTKTLVTELKNQVREKISPIATPDYIQNAPGLPKTRSGKIMRRILRKIARNEKDLGDISTLADESVVTELISNRCKTT; encoded by the exons ATGATCCCAGACAAGACGCCCGTCGGCGGAGACACCTTCCATGGCGCCGCCGATCTCGCCCAGCGCGCCCACGTGCCCAGCTTCCAGAAGTACAAGGAACTCTACTTGCAGTCCATCCAGAACCCGCAAG AGTTCTGGGGGAAAATTGCAAAAGATTTCTACTGGAAAACTCCGCAAACTGGCAGCTTCCTGGATTATAACTTTGATCACACAAAAGGGAAAATTTTCATTAAATTGATGGAAGGAGCTACCACGAATATATGCTACAACCTCTTGGACCGAAACGTCTATGAAAAAAAGCTGGGGGATAAAATTGCATTTTACTG GGAAGGGAATGAACCGGCCGATTCTATGGAAATTACGTACAAAGAGCTACTACAGCAGGTCTGCAAATTTGCCAACGTTCTACGGGCTCAGG GAGTGAAGAAAGGAGACGGAATCTCGATATACATGCCGATGATTATGGAACTGGTTGTTGCCATGTTGGCCTGTGCCAGAATAGGGGCAGTTCATTCCATTGTG TTTGCAGGTTTCTCTTCAGAGTCTCTGTGTGAACGCATCGTGGATTCACGTTGTAGCTTTCTAGTCACCGCAG ACGGATTCTACAGAGGGAATAAACTCATTAACCTGAAACTGGTAGTGGATGAAGCCCTCAGGAAATGCAGAGAgag GGACTTCCATGTTAGCAAATGCATTGTTGTAAAGCACCTCGGAGGGACGGAAGAAACTTGTGCAGATGAAACATCTACTAATCCACAGTCGCCTCCTGCAAAGCGGTCCTGTCAG ATACCGTGGGATGCGAATGTGGATGTTTGGTGGCATGAGTTAATGAAGGGGGCCAGTGATCAATGTGAACCTGAATGGTGTGACACTGAAGACCCACTCTTTATCCTGTACACCAGTGGATCGACTGGGAAGCCCAAG GGAGTGCTGCATACAATTGGAGGCTATCTACTTTACACTGCCACAACCTTCAAATACGTGTTTAACTACCAGCCCGATGATGTCTATTGGTGTACGGCCGATATTGGATGGGTTACGGGCCATTCATATGTCACTTACGGACCTCTGGCCAATGGTGCTACAAGCGTGATG TTTGAAGGTTTGCCGACTTATCCAGATCCCAGTCGATTTTGGGAGATAATTGATAAATACAAAGTGACGACATTTTACACGGCGCCCACAGCGATCCGATTGTTGATGAAGTACGGAGATGGTCCTGTGAAAAG GTTCAGTCGGCAGTCGCTGAAGATCCTTGGAACGGTGGGAGAACCCATAAACCCCGAGGCCTGGCACTGGTACTACAAGGTGATTGGTAACGGGAGGTGCCCCATCATGGACACCTTCTGGCAGACGGAGACT GGTGGTCACATGTTAACTCCTCTCCCAGTTGCCATTCCACTGAAGCCAGGATCAGCT ACTTTTCCCTTCTTTGGTGTGGTTCCTGCCATTCTTAATGAATCAGGAGAAGAATTGGAAGGGGAGGCTGAAGGCTACCTG GTATTCAAAAAGCCTTGGCCATCCATAATGCGTACCGTCTATGGCAACCATGAACGTTTTGAAGAAAcctattttaaaaagtttcctggATATTTCGTCACCGGAGATG GTTGCAAGAGAGATAAAGACGGATATTACTGGATCACAGGAAGGATCGATGACATGCTGAATGTATCTG GGCACCTGCTGAGCACTGCTGAGGTGGAGTCGGCATTAATCGAACACCCTGCCATCGCGGAAGCTGCTGTTGTCAGCCACCCCCACCATGTGAAAGGGGAGTGCCTCTACTGCTTTGTCACGCTGAGGGATGGACATGAATTCACCAAGACGCTGGTCACCGAACTAAAAAACCAAG TTCGAGAAAAAATAAGTCCTATTGCTACTCCAGATTACATACAAAACGCACCTGGATTGCCCAAAACTCGTTCTG GTAAAATTATGAGACGTATTCTGAGAAAAATCGCCAGAAATGAGAAGGATCTTGGAGATATATCAACTCTTGCAGATGAATCTGTGGTAACGGAACTCATCAGCAACAGATGTAAAACCACTTAA